One Succinispira mobilis DSM 6222 genomic window carries:
- the rd gene encoding rubredoxin gives MNTWVCTICGYVYDPAVGDPDSGIAPGTAFEDIPEDWVCPLCGVSKDQFEKQ, from the coding sequence ATGAATACTTGGGTATGTACAATTTGTGGTTATGTTTATGATCCCGCTGTTGGCGATCCTGATAGCGGCATTGCTCCTGGCACAGCTTTCGAGGATATCCCAGAAGATTGGGTATGTCCCTTATGCGGTGTAAGTAAAGACCAGTTTGAAAAACAATAA
- the scfB gene encoding thioether cross-link-forming SCIFF peptide maturase translates to MLIHKFKLDDNIIVLDVNSGAVHLIDQMIYDILDVYQGDNPHMVYEKLSGQYQLEDLQEAIGELESLQKAGLLFSKAPEIPEVFKEQPIVKSLCLHVAHDCNLRCGYCFASTGDFGTSTRSLMSKEVGEKAIEFAIAGSQKRHNLEIDFFGGEPLMNWSVNKYLIEYARRREQETGKNIKLTLTTNATLLTEEIIEFLNKNRVMLVISIDGRKEVHDRIRPYEGGVGSYDKAVAGFKKVVQLRGDKNYYVRGTYTRYNLDFAQDVLDMAKLGKEISVEPVVGTTEPYALQKEDLPILYAEYEKLARAYLQANLAGEGFNFFHFNVALDGGPCLNKRLSGCGAGHEYFAVTPEGDLYPCHQFVGREEYLLGNLDSGVQKPKIVEEFRNAHILNKPDCLECWARYHCSGGCHANAQLINGDIYKPYELGCDLQRKRLECAILLQAVLAEAKIEREKISNFSYK, encoded by the coding sequence ATGCTTATACATAAATTTAAACTAGATGATAATATAATAGTTTTGGATGTTAATAGTGGGGCAGTACATTTGATTGACCAAATGATTTATGATATTTTGGATGTCTATCAAGGTGATAATCCTCATATGGTGTATGAAAAACTATCGGGACAATATCAATTGGAAGATTTACAAGAAGCTATTGGTGAATTAGAAAGTTTACAAAAAGCAGGGTTGTTGTTTTCAAAAGCTCCAGAAATACCAGAAGTTTTCAAAGAACAACCGATTGTGAAATCATTATGTCTGCATGTAGCTCATGACTGTAATTTACGCTGTGGCTATTGCTTTGCAAGTACGGGAGATTTTGGTACGAGCACGCGGAGTTTAATGAGTAAAGAAGTAGGTGAAAAGGCAATAGAGTTTGCTATTGCAGGAAGCCAAAAGCGGCATAATTTGGAAATTGATTTCTTTGGTGGCGAGCCTTTGATGAATTGGTCTGTAAATAAATATTTAATTGAATATGCTAGGCGGCGTGAACAAGAAACCGGCAAAAATATTAAATTGACCTTGACTACCAATGCAACACTTTTGACAGAAGAAATCATTGAGTTTCTCAATAAAAATCGTGTAATGTTAGTTATTAGTATTGATGGTCGCAAAGAGGTGCATGACCGCATTAGACCTTATGAAGGTGGTGTGGGAAGTTATGATAAGGCTGTCGCAGGTTTTAAGAAAGTGGTGCAGTTGCGAGGCGATAAAAATTATTATGTACGTGGTACTTATACGCGTTATAATTTAGATTTTGCGCAGGACGTACTAGATATGGCAAAATTAGGTAAAGAAATATCAGTAGAACCTGTTGTAGGCACAACGGAACCTTACGCTTTACAGAAAGAGGACTTGCCAATTTTGTATGCAGAATATGAGAAGTTAGCGAGGGCTTATTTGCAAGCAAACCTAGCAGGTGAGGGCTTTAACTTTTTTCATTTTAATGTAGCCTTAGATGGTGGACCGTGTTTAAATAAACGCTTATCAGGTTGTGGAGCAGGACATGAGTATTTTGCTGTTACTCCCGAGGGAGACTTGTACCCCTGTCATCAATTTGTAGGTCGAGAAGAATATCTTTTAGGTAATTTAGATTCTGGGGTGCAAAAACCGAAAATAGTTGAAGAATTTCGCAATGCTCATATTTTGAATAAACCAGATTGCTTAGAGTGTTGGGCAAGATATCATTGTAGTGGCGGTTGTCATGCTAATGCCCAATTAATTAATGGTGATATTTATAAACCATATGAATTGGGTTGTGATTTGCAAAGAAAACGATTAGAATGTGCAATACTATTACAGGCTGTTTTAGCTGAGGCCAAAATTGAACGTGAAAAAATAAGTAATTTTAGTTATAAATAA
- the putP gene encoding sodium/proline symporter PutP: protein MQSINIGILIAFLLYLFAMVAIGVWHYYKTQDLSDYILGGRQLNPWVTSMSSVASDMSGWMLMGLPGFAYVAGISAYWIAIGLALGTWLNWQFVAKRLRNYTQLANDSLTIPDFFENRFRDKSKSLRIISAIFIFIFFLVYTSSGFVAGGKLFNTVFGIPYLWSLIISAGVVVSYTFLGGFKAVCWTDFCQGVLMFIAVIAVPATGIYLIGGPSLTIQTLTTNFPEHLNMFTNPDGSNITFISIISLLAWGLGYFGQPHILVRFMAIRSAKEISAATKIAMTWIVFSLSAAVIIGLVGRVYIHPELTGSAIETVFMVMTEQFYVSFFAGVILSAILAAIMSTASSQLLVTASSIAQDFYQALIRKNASEQELVLVSRITVILVSILAIIVASNPDNLVLDLVAYAWAGFGAAFGPLVLVSLFWRNATRNGALAGIFVGGSTVLLWKYLGNPALYEIVPAFIASFLAIIIVSKLEGSPSQEILNEFKAFEKLNKEN from the coding sequence ATGCAGTCTATTAACATTGGTATTTTAATAGCATTTTTATTGTACTTGTTTGCAATGGTTGCCATCGGCGTTTGGCACTATTATAAAACGCAGGATCTGTCAGATTATATTTTAGGCGGTCGCCAATTAAACCCTTGGGTCACTTCAATGAGTTCAGTCGCTTCCGATATGAGTGGTTGGATGTTGATGGGCCTGCCTGGTTTTGCTTATGTAGCTGGAATTAGTGCTTATTGGATTGCTATTGGTTTAGCTCTCGGAACATGGTTAAATTGGCAATTTGTTGCTAAACGACTTCGAAACTACACCCAATTAGCCAATGATTCTTTAACTATTCCTGATTTTTTCGAAAATAGATTCCGAGATAAATCCAAAAGTTTACGCATCATCTCCGCAATCTTTATCTTTATCTTCTTTCTAGTTTATACTTCTTCAGGTTTTGTTGCTGGAGGTAAGTTATTTAATACCGTTTTTGGAATCCCCTATCTTTGGTCCTTAATTATTAGTGCTGGAGTTGTCGTATCTTATACTTTTCTTGGTGGTTTTAAAGCCGTTTGTTGGACCGATTTTTGCCAAGGGGTTTTAATGTTTATCGCAGTTATTGCCGTTCCCGCGACGGGAATATATCTAATAGGTGGTCCGAGTTTGACTATTCAAACTTTAACTACAAATTTCCCCGAGCATTTAAATATGTTTACTAATCCAGATGGCAGCAATATAACTTTTATTTCCATTATCTCTCTGCTGGCTTGGGGCTTAGGTTATTTTGGGCAACCACACATTTTAGTTAGATTCATGGCCATCCGCTCCGCAAAAGAAATATCCGCTGCTACCAAAATAGCAATGACCTGGATTGTTTTTTCGCTAAGTGCAGCTGTAATAATTGGCCTAGTAGGTCGTGTATATATTCATCCCGAACTAACAGGCAGTGCAATAGAAACTGTCTTTATGGTGATGACTGAACAATTTTATGTTTCTTTCTTTGCCGGAGTTATTCTCTCGGCAATTCTGGCTGCTATTATGAGTACGGCTTCTAGCCAGCTTTTAGTTACTGCTTCCTCAATTGCTCAAGATTTTTACCAAGCCTTAATTAGAAAAAATGCCAGTGAACAAGAGTTAGTTTTAGTAAGTCGAATAACTGTTATTTTGGTATCAATTTTAGCAATAATAGTTGCCTCTAATCCCGATAATCTAGTGTTAGACTTAGTCGCTTATGCTTGGGCTGGTTTCGGCGCCGCCTTCGGCCCTTTAGTTCTAGTATCACTGTTCTGGCGAAATGCTACACGCAATGGTGCCTTAGCTGGCATTTTTGTTGGCGGTAGTACAGTATTGCTTTGGAAATACTTAGGCAATCCGGCCCTTTATGAAATTGTCCCAGCCTTTATTGCTTCGTTCTTGGCTATTATAATCGTTAGTAAACTAGAAGGTTCGCCTAGCCAAGAAATTCTCAATGAATTTAAGGCTTTTGAAAAACTCAACAAAGAAAACTAG
- a CDS encoding Cof-type HAD-IIB family hydrolase: MIKLIVSDIDGTLIDDDLNISPKLQATVERLKAQNIFFTLATGRMFSSALPFAQKLKVNIPIITYNGALIQDTQQGTQLFSKKISPPVARLILQTCKTNNWYVQCYIDDKLYVANDCAYARQYSSLAGVPFYTLGDDFFNLSLPQDKMLIIAEPEQLTAIQAQLVSLAGEEICFTSSKSKFIECVHRDVNKGVAIKKLADYLNVDLDEVMAVGDSFNDVEMLKTAGLGIAMGNAPTPVKNIAKAITSSNQDDGLAVSIEKYVFNYNKRI, from the coding sequence TTGATTAAATTAATAGTTAGTGACATCGACGGGACGCTTATTGATGACGATTTGAATATTAGTCCCAAACTCCAAGCCACAGTAGAACGTTTAAAAGCCCAAAATATCTTTTTTACTCTAGCTACTGGGCGAATGTTTTCTTCAGCTTTACCATTTGCCCAAAAATTAAAAGTTAATATTCCCATTATCACCTACAATGGGGCTTTAATTCAAGATACGCAACAAGGCACCCAACTTTTTTCCAAAAAAATATCGCCGCCCGTAGCAAGATTAATTCTACAAACCTGTAAAACCAATAATTGGTATGTACAGTGCTATATAGATGACAAGTTATACGTAGCTAATGATTGCGCTTACGCACGTCAATATTCTAGTTTAGCAGGTGTACCTTTCTATACTTTGGGCGATGATTTCTTTAATTTATCCCTGCCCCAAGATAAAATGCTAATTATCGCCGAACCAGAACAACTGACTGCTATTCAAGCTCAGTTAGTAAGTCTTGCTGGGGAAGAAATTTGTTTTACTAGTTCTAAGTCCAAATTTATTGAATGTGTACATCGTGATGTAAATAAGGGTGTAGCTATAAAAAAATTAGCCGATTATCTTAACGTAGATTTAGATGAAGTTATGGCTGTAGGCGATTCTTTTAACGATGTCGAAATGTTGAAAACTGCTGGCCTTGGTATCGCAATGGGTAACGCTCCCACACCTGTAAAAAACATCGCTAAAGCTATAACTAGCAGTAATCAAGATGACGGGCTAGCTGTTTCTATCGAAAAATATGTTTTCAATTATAATAAAAGGATTTAA
- a CDS encoding CGGC domain-containing protein: protein MDKEQIKLIVIVQCEFASKRCSGHACMRSFYERTGTFQNYPSTTMYLSLTCGGCCGKGLVAKLEHLTKMNLKKWQLQRNQVTIHLASCICKDNYHADVCPHLDYIKNILYKKGYENLIEGSYLSDTATKKRNLGIYKK from the coding sequence ATGGATAAAGAGCAAATTAAATTAATTGTAATAGTTCAGTGCGAATTTGCTAGCAAACGTTGTAGTGGTCATGCTTGCATGCGTAGTTTTTATGAGCGCACCGGAACCTTTCAAAACTATCCAAGTACAACTATGTATCTTAGCTTAACCTGTGGTGGCTGTTGTGGTAAAGGGTTAGTAGCTAAACTGGAACATTTAACAAAAATGAATTTAAAAAAATGGCAATTGCAACGCAATCAAGTGACTATACACTTGGCATCTTGCATTTGTAAAGATAACTATCATGCTGATGTTTGCCCGCATTTAGATTATATAAAAAATATTTTGTATAAAAAAGGCTATGAAAATTTAATTGAAGGCTCTTATTTATCGGACACTGCTACTAAAAAACGCAATTTAGGTATTTATAAAAAATGA
- a CDS encoding branched-chain amino acid transporter permease: MLNNLELISLILVLAIVTFFTRYLPFVLFPSNKTTPRFIVFLGQYLPPAIIGMLIVYCFKDIQLAKQPYFFPELIAAIFVVIIHKYKHNLLYSIAGGTILYMLLIQKVMSVC; the protein is encoded by the coding sequence ATGCTGAATAATTTAGAACTTATATCGCTTATTTTAGTTCTTGCCATAGTTACTTTTTTCACTCGCTATCTACCCTTTGTTTTATTCCCAAGTAATAAAACAACGCCACGCTTTATTGTTTTTTTAGGACAATATTTGCCTCCCGCAATTATCGGAATGCTTATCGTTTATTGTTTTAAAGACATCCAACTTGCGAAACAACCTTATTTCTTCCCCGAATTAATTGCCGCTATTTTCGTTGTTATAATCCACAAATATAAACATAATTTGCTATATAGTATTGCCGGTGGAACAATTCTATATATGCTACTAATTCAAAAAGTAATGAGCGTGTGCTAA
- the scfA gene encoding six-cysteine ranthipeptide SCIFF gives MKHIKTVNKGELNKSTKTTGCGECPASCQSACKTSCTVGNQVCEKK, from the coding sequence ATGAAACACATTAAGACTGTGAACAAAGGTGAACTTAATAAGTCTACAAAAACTACAGGTTGTGGTGAATGCCCAGCATCTTGCCAATCAGCTTGTAAAACTTCTTGTACAGTAGGCAATCAAGTTTGTGAAAAGAAATAA
- a CDS encoding AzlC family ABC transporter permease: protein MNYQTLKIVFPYTLPVLMGYIFMGIAFGVLLSSKGYAFYWGTLMGILIYAGSMQFIAIGLLTTPLNLLGAAILTFTVNARHLFYGLSLLEKFKIFGFKKFYMIFSLTDETYSLLCTLKPPAKISPADFYFSIAFLNHFYWILGCTLGGILGSLITFNSQGIDFSMTALFIVIFVEQWEKTEQHIPALAGILITALSLIFFGTKSFIIISMLCLVLTLIFFRKKLESTSEVDHAE from the coding sequence ATGAATTATCAAACCTTAAAAATAGTGTTTCCTTACACTCTCCCGGTACTTATGGGTTATATTTTCATGGGCATAGCCTTCGGAGTATTGCTTAGTAGTAAAGGTTATGCTTTTTATTGGGGAACCCTAATGGGCATCTTAATCTATGCGGGGTCAATGCAATTTATAGCAATCGGCCTACTAACAACCCCCCTTAATTTATTAGGCGCTGCTATTTTAACCTTTACGGTAAATGCCCGTCATTTGTTTTACGGTCTTTCACTTTTAGAAAAATTTAAAATTTTCGGGTTCAAAAAATTTTATATGATTTTTTCCTTAACCGATGAAACCTATTCGTTACTCTGCACTTTAAAACCACCCGCAAAAATATCGCCGGCTGATTTTTATTTTTCCATCGCCTTTTTAAACCACTTTTATTGGATACTTGGTTGCACATTAGGTGGAATTCTTGGTTCTTTAATAACCTTTAATTCGCAAGGTATAGACTTTAGTATGACGGCGCTGTTCATTGTTATCTTTGTTGAACAATGGGAAAAAACTGAACAACACATTCCGGCATTGGCAGGAATATTAATAACAGCATTATCATTAATATTCTTCGGAACAAAAAGTTTTATCATCATTTCCATGCTTTGTTTGGTTTTAACTCTAATTTTTTTCAGAAAAAAACTAGAAAGTACTTCCGAGGTGGATCATGCTGAATAA
- a CDS encoding DUF1934 domain-containing protein has protein sequence MRKVEINIESVQNSAGETLKIEQQSHGYLTFKASSWYLRYKDQEGIEYTYKYSADRLLVLRQGAVEHRQEFILGKERISSYFNTGIILEVKTITNKLKLEKLDADIKIYLEYQLYLNGIFQGINQVLIRTRECS, from the coding sequence GTGCGTAAAGTAGAAATTAATATAGAATCCGTGCAAAATTCTGCTGGAGAAACTTTGAAAATCGAGCAGCAAAGTCACGGATATTTAACTTTCAAGGCTTCGAGCTGGTATCTGCGTTATAAAGATCAAGAAGGCATTGAGTATACTTATAAATATAGTGCTGATCGGTTACTAGTTTTGAGGCAAGGTGCGGTCGAACATCGTCAAGAATTTATTTTAGGAAAAGAACGAATTAGTAGTTATTTCAACACAGGTATAATATTAGAAGTGAAGACGATTACAAACAAGCTTAAATTAGAGAAGTTAGATGCGGATATAAAAATATATTTAGAATATCAATTATATCTAAATGGTATTTTTCAAGGTATAAATCAAGTTTTAATTAGAACGAGGGAGTGTAGTTAG
- the argS gene encoding arginine--tRNA ligase encodes MDIKDILRKAIQEVLQNICTKGILNLPEGAQLPEVQLEVPPRKELGDFSTNIAMQASRVLRCNPRIIAQALVDNLKCEQVQRLEIAGAGFINLYLVNDWPYQMLASVLDKGADYGNLPKMTSPRIQLEFVSANPTGKLHVGHGRGAAFGSALANLMLAAGYNVQKEFYINDAGTQIENLAKSVNARYLELLGEACEFPENGYHGEDIISTAKNIIDQDGSKYLNVSEEERLIIFKEIALVEKLNGLKQDLAEFGVTFDNWFSERSLYREDKINKACTVLTEKGYLYEQDGAKWLRSTDFGDDKDRVVIRDNGIPTYLAADIAYHQNKLERGFDTLINIWGADHHGYIARVKAAIAALGYKAEALEVLILQMVSLYRDGQMVKMSKRTGQSITLSELIEEVGKDAARYFFVMRSIDSQLDFDLNLAIEKSSDNPVYYVQYAHARICSIFKQLQDLGINCSITKEIDKLQLLTHESELNIIKKIGSYEEEIAYAAKERMPHKIAHYVYELASLFHTFYNQCRIVGVESDLQQARISLISATKVTLIHALGILGVTAPERM; translated from the coding sequence GTGGATATAAAAGATATTTTACGTAAAGCCATACAGGAAGTGCTACAAAATATTTGCACCAAAGGGATTTTAAATTTGCCAGAGGGAGCTCAGCTGCCGGAAGTACAATTAGAAGTTCCACCACGCAAGGAGTTAGGTGATTTTTCTACCAATATTGCAATGCAAGCAAGTAGAGTTTTGCGTTGTAATCCTCGAATTATTGCTCAAGCACTTGTAGATAATTTAAAGTGTGAACAAGTGCAACGTTTAGAAATTGCGGGTGCTGGTTTTATTAATTTATATTTGGTAAATGATTGGCCTTATCAAATGTTGGCAAGTGTCTTAGATAAAGGTGCTGACTATGGAAATTTACCTAAAATGACTAGTCCCAGAATTCAGCTAGAATTTGTTAGTGCAAATCCTACTGGTAAACTGCATGTTGGTCATGGGCGCGGAGCGGCTTTTGGTAGTGCTTTAGCAAATTTAATGTTAGCTGCAGGTTATAATGTGCAGAAAGAATTTTATATAAATGATGCTGGTACACAGATTGAAAATTTAGCTAAGTCTGTGAATGCACGCTATTTAGAGTTGTTAGGTGAAGCTTGTGAATTTCCGGAAAATGGTTATCACGGCGAAGACATCATAAGTACGGCTAAAAACATCATAGATCAAGATGGTAGCAAGTATTTGAACGTGAGTGAGGAAGAGCGCTTAATAATTTTTAAAGAGATTGCTTTGGTGGAAAAACTAAATGGTTTGAAACAAGATTTAGCCGAATTTGGCGTTACCTTTGATAATTGGTTTAGTGAACGCAGTTTGTATCGCGAAGATAAAATTAATAAGGCGTGTACAGTTTTAACTGAAAAAGGGTATTTATACGAGCAAGATGGAGCTAAATGGTTGCGTTCTACTGATTTTGGGGATGATAAAGATCGGGTGGTTATCCGTGATAACGGAATTCCAACATATTTAGCTGCAGATATCGCCTATCATCAAAACAAGTTGGAAAGAGGTTTCGATACCTTGATTAATATTTGGGGTGCAGATCATCACGGATATATAGCGAGAGTGAAGGCAGCTATAGCTGCTTTGGGATATAAAGCAGAAGCCTTAGAAGTTTTAATTCTACAGATGGTAAGCTTATATCGTGACGGACAAATGGTAAAAATGTCTAAAAGAACAGGCCAAAGTATTACCCTTAGTGAATTGATTGAGGAAGTGGGAAAAGATGCAGCAAGATACTTTTTTGTAATGCGCTCTATTGATAGTCAATTGGACTTCGACTTGAATTTAGCCATAGAAAAAAGTTCTGATAACCCTGTTTATTATGTTCAATATGCTCATGCACGTATTTGTAGCATTTTTAAACAATTGCAGGATTTAGGTATAAACTGCAGTATAACCAAAGAAATTGATAAGTTGCAATTGCTAACTCACGAAAGCGAGTTAAATATAATAAAGAAAATAGGTAGTTATGAAGAAGAGATTGCTTATGCTGCTAAAGAGCGTATGCCTCATAAAATAGCTCATTATGTATATGAGTTGGCTAGCCTATTCCATACTTTTTATAACCAATGTAGAATAGTTGGTGTAGAAAGCGATTTGCAACAGGCAAGAATTAGTTTGATAAGTGCGACTAAAGTAACATTGATACACGCTTTAGGTATTTTAGGTGTAACTGCCCCAGAACGAATGTAG
- a CDS encoding transglycosylase domain-containing protein: protein MRTFIITLLIVIIVGIGAGIGFLTASIDSITNVNTEINPDASSQFFDVNGHLITTTVSAENRIPVKINKIPQSLEQAFLAAEDIRFYEHSGIDPRGIVRAIYSNILSKGVAEGGSTITQQLAKNAFLSQDRNLKRKVQEAILAFKLEQQYSKKEILEMYLNQIYFGQGSYGVEAASLQYFGKHVQDLTLAQSAMLAGIPKSPNYYSPMNNFKASKERQELVLDQMFKYHFITQEEMRKAKAEKIVITSAERKNSSDASYFIDYVSQLVAEKFGADALYKQGLKIYTTLDINMQVAAEAAAKDLPTFYTGANGVKQPQIAIVAIEPKTGYIKAMVGGRGNDQFNRAVLATRQPGSAFKPFVYLAAIESGMNAATLIEDKPVTFAGNWSPSNYSRQNYGWVSLRTALTHSYNIPAVLLADKVSPSKILYYAQQMGISTLVSSGAMSDNNLAMSLGGLTKGVIPLEMANAYAVLANQGVYNHPVAITKIVDRTGKVIYNNKPASHKVVSENSSYILVDMMKSVITSGTGYGANIGRPAAGKTGTTDTYNDAWFVGFTPDISAAVWIGQDEGGSVNMTGADLPATIWRNFMSAAHRNIEVHDFTKPPGVFIPSEPVIQKNEKTDSKKSDTDSKKDNSSKTDKKENSKQTPNNPATTPETPANSKPKELKPAG from the coding sequence ATGAGAACTTTTATCATAACATTACTAATTGTTATAATCGTCGGTATCGGTGCTGGTATTGGTTTTTTAACAGCTAGTATTGACAGCATTACAAATGTCAATACAGAAATCAATCCTGATGCTTCTTCTCAATTTTTCGATGTTAATGGACACTTAATAACCACTACGGTTTCAGCCGAAAATCGTATTCCTGTAAAAATCAATAAAATACCTCAAAGTCTTGAGCAAGCTTTTCTAGCTGCCGAAGATATTCGTTTTTATGAACACTCGGGAATTGATCCCCGCGGTATAGTGAGAGCTATCTACAGTAATATTCTTAGTAAAGGTGTCGCCGAAGGCGGCAGTACTATCACGCAACAATTAGCTAAAAATGCTTTTTTATCACAGGACCGAAATCTAAAACGTAAGGTTCAAGAAGCTATTTTAGCGTTTAAACTCGAACAACAGTATAGTAAAAAAGAAATTTTAGAAATGTATTTAAACCAAATATACTTTGGTCAAGGCTCTTATGGCGTTGAAGCCGCATCATTACAGTATTTTGGTAAACACGTTCAAGACCTTACACTAGCACAATCAGCAATGCTAGCTGGTATTCCCAAAAGCCCTAACTATTATTCACCAATGAATAATTTCAAAGCTTCTAAAGAACGCCAAGAATTAGTCTTAGATCAAATGTTTAAATACCATTTTATTACGCAAGAAGAAATGCGCAAAGCCAAAGCAGAAAAAATTGTGATCACAAGTGCCGAACGCAAAAATTCCAGTGACGCTAGCTACTTCATTGACTATGTTTCCCAGTTAGTTGCCGAAAAATTTGGTGCTGATGCACTTTATAAACAAGGCTTAAAAATCTACACAACCCTAGATATTAATATGCAAGTTGCTGCCGAAGCGGCCGCAAAAGATTTACCAACTTTCTATACTGGTGCTAACGGCGTAAAACAACCGCAAATTGCCATTGTTGCTATCGAACCTAAAACAGGATACATTAAAGCCATGGTCGGGGGCAGAGGTAACGATCAATTCAATCGAGCTGTATTAGCAACTCGTCAACCAGGCTCCGCCTTTAAACCCTTTGTATATTTAGCAGCAATCGAAAGTGGCATGAATGCCGCCACACTAATCGAGGATAAACCAGTTACTTTCGCTGGTAATTGGTCACCTAGTAACTATTCGCGACAAAATTATGGTTGGGTAAGTTTAAGAACAGCCTTAACTCATTCTTATAATATTCCCGCCGTCCTTTTAGCAGATAAAGTTTCGCCAAGTAAAATACTATATTATGCTCAACAAATGGGCATCTCGACGCTTGTTAGTTCTGGAGCCATGAGCGACAACAATTTAGCAATGTCTTTAGGTGGATTAACTAAAGGCGTAATACCTTTAGAAATGGCAAACGCTTATGCAGTCCTAGCTAATCAAGGAGTTTATAATCATCCCGTAGCAATAACTAAAATAGTTGATCGTACTGGTAAAGTTATTTATAACAATAAACCTGCATCTCATAAAGTAGTTTCAGAAAACAGCAGTTATATCCTCGTTGATATGATGAAATCGGTAATTACTTCGGGTACAGGCTATGGTGCTAACATCGGTCGACCAGCAGCTGGCAAGACAGGAACAACCGACACCTATAACGATGCTTGGTTTGTAGGCTTTACCCCCGACATTTCTGCAGCAGTTTGGATTGGTCAAGATGAGGGCGGGAGTGTGAATATGACTGGCGCGGATTTACCAGCTACAATTTGGCGAAATTTCATGAGCGCAGCACACCGCAATATCGAAGTACATGATTTCACTAAACCACCTGGTGTTTTTATTCCTAGCGAGCCAGTAATCCAAAAAAATGAAAAAACCGACTCCAAAAAATCAGATACTGACAGCAAGAAAGATAACTCTTCCAAAACTGATAAAAAAGAAAACAGCAAACAAACCCCTAATAATCCTGCAACAACTCCAGAAACGCCTGCAAACAGCAAACCCAAAGAGCTTAAACCTGCAGGTTAA
- a CDS encoding zinc-ribbon domain containing protein — protein MKEDKTLACRECGAEFVFSASEQEFYEQKGFTNEPGRCLSCRKARKQRMGDAPERAPRQMHAATCAECGVETEVPFKPSGDRPVYCHDCFKKMN, from the coding sequence ATGAAAGAAGACAAAACACTAGCATGCCGCGAATGTGGCGCAGAATTCGTATTCTCAGCGTCAGAACAAGAGTTCTATGAGCAAAAAGGTTTTACAAATGAGCCAGGCCGTTGCCTATCTTGTCGTAAAGCTCGCAAACAACGTATGGGAGACGCTCCTGAGCGTGCACCACGTCAAATGCATGCAGCAACTTGTGCTGAATGTGGCGTAGAAACTGAAGTTCCATTCAAACCATCTGGTGATCGTCCAGTTTACTGCCACGATTGCTTCAAAAAAATGAACTAA